A single Calidifontibacter indicus DNA region contains:
- a CDS encoding (deoxy)nucleoside triphosphate pyrophosphohydrolase has protein sequence MTRRLVVGAAIVDDPAAPTRMLAARRSAPAHLAGGWELPGGKVDPGEDLETALHRELDEELGVDVTLGDAVPGPEDGGWPLGENYLMFVFLAVITSGVPAPLEDHDELRWLPLDDLFDVGWLRDDLPIVHLLHSRWSRAGS, from the coding sequence GTGACGCGACGGCTGGTCGTAGGCGCCGCGATCGTCGACGACCCCGCCGCGCCCACGCGGATGCTCGCCGCGCGTCGGTCGGCACCGGCCCATCTCGCCGGCGGGTGGGAACTGCCCGGTGGCAAGGTCGACCCGGGCGAAGACCTCGAGACCGCCCTGCACCGCGAACTCGACGAGGAACTCGGCGTCGATGTCACACTCGGTGACGCCGTGCCCGGTCCGGAGGACGGCGGTTGGCCGCTCGGCGAGAACTATCTGATGTTCGTCTTCCTGGCTGTCATCACCTCGGGCGTACCTGCGCCGCTGGAGGATCACGACGAGTTGCGCTGGCTGCCGCTCGATGACCTGTTCGACGTGGGCTGGTTGCGCGACGATCTGCCGATCGTTCACCTGCTGCATTCGCGTTGGTCACGGGCGGGCTCGTAG
- a CDS encoding L-lactate dehydrogenase gives MKYVENKVVLIGAGAVGIAYAYALVNQGIADELVLLDTDENRTRGEVTDLNHCEAWAPSPITVTHGGYEECRDAAIVVLCAGAAQKAGQTRLDMVGTNVRITQDIVSEVMASGFDGIFLVATNPVDILTYATWRHSGLPSAQVLGSGTSLDTARLRYNLAQYFEVATTNVHAMIIGEHGDSELPVWSAASIAGRSLAKRIAANPQIEADIEDIYVRTRDAAYDIIAAKGSTSYGIGMALARITRAILSNQKVTLPVSALLEGQYGQEGIYIGVPASIGRRGVREVVELDLDEQETQRFTASADTLRTVMREFWPEA, from the coding sequence ATGAAGTACGTCGAGAACAAGGTCGTCCTGATCGGCGCCGGCGCGGTCGGCATCGCCTACGCGTACGCGCTGGTCAACCAGGGCATCGCCGACGAACTGGTGCTGCTCGACACCGACGAGAACCGCACCCGTGGCGAGGTCACCGACCTCAACCACTGCGAGGCGTGGGCGCCGAGTCCGATCACCGTCACCCACGGCGGCTACGAGGAGTGCAGGGACGCCGCCATCGTCGTGCTGTGTGCCGGTGCTGCTCAGAAGGCCGGCCAGACCCGGCTCGACATGGTGGGCACCAACGTCCGCATCACCCAGGACATCGTCAGCGAGGTCATGGCGTCCGGGTTCGACGGCATCTTCCTGGTGGCCACGAACCCGGTCGACATCCTCACCTACGCCACCTGGCGGCACAGCGGTCTGCCGTCGGCACAGGTGCTCGGATCGGGCACCAGCCTCGACACGGCGCGACTGCGGTACAACCTGGCGCAGTACTTCGAGGTGGCCACCACCAACGTCCACGCGATGATCATCGGCGAACACGGCGACTCCGAGCTGCCGGTGTGGAGCGCCGCGTCGATCGCGGGCCGCTCCCTCGCCAAGCGCATCGCGGCGAACCCGCAGATCGAGGCCGACATCGAGGACATCTATGTGCGGACGCGGGACGCCGCCTACGACATCATCGCTGCCAAGGGATCCACCAGTTATGGCATCGGCATGGCATTGGCCCGCATCACCCGGGCGATCCTGTCGAACCAGAAGGTGACGCTGCCGGTGTCCGCGCTGCTCGAAGGGCAGTACGGCCAGGAGGGCATCTACATCGGGGTGCCGGCCAGCATCGGCCGCCGCGGGGTGCGCGAGGTGGTCGAACTCGACCTGGACGAGCAGGAGACGCAGCGCTTCACCGCCAGCGCAGACACGCTACGGACGGTCATGCGCGAGTTCTGGCCCGAGGCCTGA
- a CDS encoding DHA2 family efflux MFS transporter permease subunit yields MTRDQVANPWRALFALLFGFFMILVDSTIVSVATPAIITGLHSDINGVVWVTSAYLLAYATPLLITGRLGDRFGPKRVYLAGLTIFTLASLWCGLTDSIGGLVAARVVQGLGAALLTPQTMTIITRIFPAERRGQAMGAWGATAGVATLVGPILGGVLIDALSWEWIFFINVPIGVLAFLLAWREVPDLSVQSHRFDVLGVALSAIGMFLLVFGIQEGSKYDWGTITGVISVPLLIVLGLVVLVGFVYWQRVNKSEPLVPLVLFENRNFSLANVAIATVGLSITAMAFPIMIWAQGVRGWSPTQSALLLAPMALLTAGLAPFVGRLVDRMHPRVLASFGLLCFSLGLAWIGLELDSDTSFWKLLPPIMVLGVANGFMWSPLSVTATRTLPPQRAGAGSGVYNTTRQVGAVLGSAAIAALMESRLSARLGAGASAAAGDPATSGGHIGDVPGLAHEFSRAMGESLYLPAAVVLIGVVAVLFFRNPHGLREDA; encoded by the coding sequence ATGACCAGGGACCAGGTCGCCAATCCATGGCGGGCACTCTTCGCATTGTTGTTCGGCTTCTTCATGATCCTGGTCGACTCCACGATCGTCTCGGTGGCCACCCCGGCGATCATCACCGGCCTGCACAGTGACATCAACGGCGTCGTCTGGGTCACCAGCGCCTACCTGCTCGCCTACGCGACACCCCTGTTGATCACCGGACGTCTCGGTGACCGTTTCGGCCCGAAGCGGGTCTACCTCGCCGGGCTCACGATCTTCACCCTCGCCTCGCTGTGGTGCGGTCTCACCGACAGCATCGGCGGCTTGGTCGCCGCCCGCGTGGTGCAGGGCCTCGGCGCCGCGCTGCTGACGCCGCAGACGATGACGATCATCACCCGCATCTTCCCGGCCGAGCGCCGCGGCCAGGCGATGGGCGCCTGGGGCGCGACCGCCGGTGTGGCCACCCTCGTCGGCCCGATCCTCGGTGGCGTGCTCATCGACGCGCTGAGCTGGGAGTGGATCTTCTTCATCAACGTGCCGATCGGGGTGCTCGCGTTCCTCCTCGCCTGGCGCGAGGTGCCCGACCTGTCGGTGCAGTCGCACCGCTTCGACGTGCTCGGCGTGGCCCTGTCGGCGATCGGCATGTTCCTGCTCGTCTTCGGCATCCAGGAAGGCAGCAAGTACGACTGGGGCACGATCACCGGGGTGATCTCGGTGCCGTTGCTCATCGTGCTCGGGCTCGTCGTGCTGGTCGGCTTCGTCTACTGGCAGCGGGTCAACAAGTCCGAGCCGCTGGTGCCGCTGGTGCTGTTCGAGAACCGCAACTTCTCCCTGGCCAATGTCGCCATCGCAACGGTCGGTCTGTCGATCACCGCGATGGCCTTCCCGATCATGATCTGGGCCCAGGGCGTCCGCGGGTGGTCGCCCACCCAGTCGGCGCTGCTGCTGGCGCCGATGGCGTTGCTGACCGCGGGGCTCGCGCCGTTCGTGGGCCGGTTGGTCGACCGGATGCATCCGCGGGTCCTGGCGAGCTTCGGGCTGCTGTGCTTCTCGCTCGGCCTCGCCTGGATCGGCCTCGAACTCGACAGCGACACCTCGTTCTGGAAGCTGCTGCCGCCGATCATGGTGCTCGGTGTGGCCAACGGCTTCATGTGGTCGCCGCTGTCTGTCACCGCGACCCGCACCCTCCCGCCGCAGCGCGCCGGCGCCGGCTCGGGCGTCTACAACACCACCCGGCAGGTCGGCGCGGTGCTGGGCTCCGCCGCGATCGCGGCGCTGATGGAGTCGCGCCTGTCGGCCCGACTCGGCGCCGGTGCGAGCGCTGCGGCAGGCGACCCGGCGACGTCCGGCGGACATATCGGTGACGTGCCCGGGCTCGCGCACGAGTTCTCCCGCGCCATGGGTGAGTCCCTCTACCTGCCGGCGGCCGTCGTGCTCATCGGTGTGGTCGCGGTGTTGTTCTTCCGCAACCCGCACGGCCTGCGCGAGGACGCGTGA
- a CDS encoding VIT1/CCC1 transporter family protein yields MSTDRTDRTDDVRAPHPDEPHSESTASKLNWLRAAVLGANDGVISTAGLVVGVAGANNDRQALLIAGLAGLVAGAFSMAAGEYISVSTQRDGEKALIEKEIWELREMPEEELEELTQIYQDKGLDRDLAEQVAAKLTEQDALAAHAEVELGIDPDELTNPWHAAWASMASFTVGALLPVLVIMLPAPINVYATFVAVVIMLAITGTVSARLTDAPLRPAVLRNVIGGSLAMAVTFLIGSAVGVGV; encoded by the coding sequence ATGAGCACCGACCGCACCGACCGCACCGACGACGTCCGCGCACCGCACCCCGACGAACCGCACAGCGAGTCGACCGCGTCGAAGCTCAACTGGCTACGCGCGGCGGTGCTCGGCGCCAACGACGGCGTGATCAGCACCGCCGGTCTCGTCGTGGGTGTCGCGGGTGCCAACAACGACCGCCAGGCCCTGCTCATCGCCGGGCTCGCCGGGCTCGTTGCGGGCGCATTCTCAATGGCCGCAGGCGAATACATCTCGGTGAGCACCCAGCGCGACGGCGAGAAGGCGCTCATCGAGAAGGAGATCTGGGAACTGCGCGAGATGCCCGAGGAGGAACTCGAGGAACTCACCCAGATCTACCAGGACAAGGGCCTCGACCGGGATCTGGCCGAGCAGGTGGCCGCCAAGCTCACCGAGCAGGACGCGCTCGCCGCCCACGCCGAGGTCGAGCTCGGCATCGACCCCGACGAACTCACCAACCCCTGGCACGCCGCGTGGGCCTCGATGGCCTCGTTCACCGTCGGCGCGCTGCTGCCCGTGTTGGTGATCATGCTGCCCGCGCCGATCAACGTCTACGCCACCTTCGTCGCCGTCGTGATCATGCTGGCGATCACCGGCACGGTCAGCGCCCGCCTGACCGACGCGCCCTTGCGACCCGCGGTGTTGCGCAATGTGATCGGCGGATCACTGGCCATGGCCGTGACCTTCCTCATCGGCTCGGCCGTCGGCGTCGGGGTCTGA